A region from the Leptospira neocaledonica genome encodes:
- a CDS encoding carbon-nitrogen hydrolase family protein: protein MHRFLLGLIQLNSGPDIDLNLQKCENFIREAASEGAKLIGLPENFPFLGSEKEKLERANEIATKTVNLLSDISKKLNITILAGGFPNPAPNGKVFNTSIIFGPDGKEKFEYHKIHLFDTDPGDGIEYRESRTVESGQIVPETYKSPELGNISSVICYDLRFPELFREIIKKDTEMIFVPSAFTKITGQAHWEILLRARAIENQCFIFAPAQTGTHLKGRETYGHSLVVDPWGNILGDAEEGEKVLLTEIDLEEVQKVRKKIPALKHRRIHE, encoded by the coding sequence ATGCACCGTTTTCTTTTAGGACTGATCCAATTAAATAGCGGACCGGATATAGATCTGAATCTGCAAAAATGCGAGAACTTTATTCGTGAGGCTGCTTCGGAAGGTGCAAAACTTATCGGTCTTCCCGAAAATTTTCCTTTTTTAGGATCCGAAAAAGAGAAATTAGAACGAGCAAATGAGATCGCCACTAAAACCGTAAACCTTCTTTCTGATATTTCAAAAAAACTGAATATAACTATTCTTGCCGGCGGATTTCCGAATCCTGCTCCGAACGGAAAAGTTTTTAATACCTCCATCATCTTCGGGCCGGACGGAAAAGAAAAATTCGAATATCATAAGATCCATTTATTCGATACCGATCCTGGAGACGGGATAGAATACAGAGAATCCAGAACTGTGGAGTCCGGCCAAATCGTCCCGGAAACATACAAAAGCCCGGAGCTTGGAAATATTTCCTCGGTGATCTGTTACGATTTGCGCTTTCCTGAATTGTTCCGAGAGATCATAAAGAAAGATACAGAAATGATCTTTGTTCCTTCTGCTTTCACCAAGATCACAGGACAGGCTCATTGGGAAATTCTACTGAGAGCAAGGGCAATCGAAAACCAATGTTTTATATTTGCACCGGCCCAAACCGGAACTCATCTAAAAGGAAGAGAAACTTACGGACATTCTTTAGTGGTAGATCCCTGGGGGAACATTCTCGGAGACGCAGAAGAAGGAGAAAAAGTTCTATTAACAGAAATAGATCTGGAAGAAGTGCAGAAGGTCCGTAAAAAAATACCCGCACTAAAACATCGACGTATTCATGAATAA
- a CDS encoding MBL fold metallo-hydrolase: protein MKLKITFSAILAVLLLVFCTALGIPKLAVSEIPELEKLSKDPRLENPSGLSKLKFTIFKTGEKKASSAFIFEGGPLFHRKQIYHSVVFVEHPKGTFLFDSGLGTQIQEQYKDHRFYVKPMVAYQNPNPLVSQLKANGIDSDKIGDIVLSHLHWDHAGGVEDFPKARIWSTEEGRRHLQEFGVQKGYLPKQLDSENIIWKNLGFSSKPYENYSKSLDWFGDGSVVFVPMEGHTAGDIGMFLNLPSGKRFFFTGDITWAKEGFEIPSHRTRLLRSIVDRDQELVGKEIYRVHSLLKVYPNLEVIPAHDGEVIDRLGLYPHWTE, encoded by the coding sequence ATGAAACTTAAAATCACATTTTCGGCGATACTCGCCGTTTTACTTTTAGTATTTTGTACTGCATTAGGAATTCCTAAATTAGCAGTTTCAGAAATCCCTGAATTGGAAAAATTATCCAAGGACCCCAGATTGGAAAATCCTTCCGGATTATCCAAACTCAAATTTACGATCTTTAAAACAGGGGAGAAGAAGGCCTCTTCCGCATTCATATTCGAAGGCGGACCTTTATTTCACAGAAAACAGATCTATCATAGTGTTGTTTTTGTTGAACATCCCAAAGGAACTTTTTTATTCGATTCGGGGCTCGGGACCCAGATCCAGGAACAATACAAGGACCATAGATTTTATGTAAAACCTATGGTTGCTTATCAAAATCCGAATCCATTGGTTTCTCAATTAAAAGCGAACGGGATTGACTCGGACAAGATAGGAGATATCGTTCTTTCTCATTTACATTGGGACCATGCGGGCGGAGTAGAAGATTTTCCTAAGGCAAGGATTTGGTCCACGGAAGAAGGCAGAAGACATCTACAAGAGTTTGGAGTTCAGAAAGGATACTTACCGAAACAATTAGATTCAGAAAATATAATATGGAAGAATCTTGGGTTTTCTTCTAAACCTTATGAGAACTATTCCAAGAGCCTGGATTGGTTCGGAGATGGGTCAGTTGTATTTGTTCCTATGGAAGGACATACTGCAGGAGATATAGGGATGTTTTTGAATCTACCTTCTGGAAAAAGATTCTTTTTTACTGGGGATATAACCTGGGCAAAAGAAGGTTTTGAAATTCCTTCACATAGGACCAGGCTATTGAGATCTATCGTAGACAGAGACCAGGAATTAGTCGGAAAGGAAATCTATAGAGTACATTCTCTTTTAAAAGTATATCCGAATTTAGAAGTTATTCCTGCTCACGATGGAGAAGTGATCGATCGTTTGGGATTGTATCCTCATTGGACAGAATGA
- the add gene encoding adenosine deaminase: MGVTFSEILERIRILDRDVSELNRLKSRLPADRPYSSSLQISFDKQINNLLNERIRLLDLEISDPPRWLLGDTDAYDSGQRTASAFLEPADLSSKKLQDQDVINLIRELPKTEIHLHLEACVNKDTMKKLMAKNGIQLSDEEFEAKFNFKDLNGFIQVFFFIQSLVKEPADLYHFVGSLAEYMRANRILYTEVFFAPSKFIQNGLDFDEMVSQLVEGIREEKEKDGIEIRLLVDVSRSFGPENAMNNLNRVLKLKHKEVIGIGLGGAELMGPARDYAEVFKKAKEAGLRTVAHSGEDDGPWAIWEAVELCKAERIGHGTSAIQDPELVNYLRENKIPIEICVTSNVFTGKYVRKEQNHPVRYYYDQGLPLCINTDDPEIFNVNLTYEYFKLWRFLDFSLDEIVDLIRQGVYATFHPQKETLWKDMEVQIKKVKEKYGLFEPSVR, from the coding sequence GTGGGCGTGACCTTCTCAGAAATTTTGGAAAGAATCCGGATCTTAGACCGGGATGTCTCCGAATTGAACCGTCTGAAAAGCAGACTCCCCGCAGATAGACCTTATTCTTCTTCTCTTCAAATTTCTTTCGATAAACAGATCAATAATCTTCTGAACGAAAGGATCCGACTTTTGGATTTGGAAATTTCAGATCCGCCTCGTTGGCTTTTAGGAGACACGGACGCTTACGATTCCGGGCAAAGAACAGCTTCCGCGTTTTTGGAACCTGCGGACCTTTCCTCCAAAAAATTACAAGACCAGGATGTTATCAACCTGATCCGAGAATTGCCCAAGACGGAGATCCATCTTCACTTGGAAGCTTGCGTCAATAAGGATACCATGAAAAAACTCATGGCTAAAAACGGGATCCAACTCAGCGACGAAGAGTTCGAAGCTAAGTTTAATTTCAAAGATCTAAACGGTTTTATTCAAGTATTCTTCTTTATCCAAAGTTTGGTGAAAGAGCCTGCTGACCTTTATCATTTCGTGGGAAGCCTCGCGGAGTATATGAGGGCAAACAGAATTTTATACACCGAAGTATTCTTTGCGCCTTCTAAGTTTATCCAAAACGGTCTGGACTTCGACGAAATGGTAAGCCAACTTGTGGAAGGTATTAGAGAAGAAAAGGAGAAGGATGGCATTGAGATCCGACTTCTTGTGGACGTTTCTAGATCTTTCGGTCCTGAAAATGCGATGAACAACTTGAATAGGGTGCTGAAGCTCAAACATAAGGAAGTAATCGGTATCGGTTTAGGTGGAGCTGAGCTCATGGGACCTGCCAGAGATTACGCAGAAGTATTCAAAAAAGCTAAAGAAGCAGGACTGAGAACAGTTGCTCACTCCGGAGAAGACGACGGTCCTTGGGCGATTTGGGAAGCTGTAGAACTTTGTAAGGCGGAGCGTATCGGTCACGGGACTTCTGCCATCCAAGATCCTGAACTGGTAAATTATCTAAGAGAAAATAAGATCCCGATAGAGATTTGTGTTACGTCTAACGTGTTTACCGGAAAATATGTGCGTAAAGAACAGAACCATCCTGTTCGTTATTATTATGACCAAGGCCTTCCGCTTTGTATCAATACGGATGACCCTGAAATATTTAATGTCAATTTGACTTATGAATATTTTAAACTTTGGAGATTTTTGGACTTCTCCTTGGATGAGATTGTGGATCTGATCCGACAAGGTGTATATGCCACTTTCCATCCTCAAAAAGAAACACTTTGGAAGGATATGGAAGTGCAGATCAAAAAAGTAAAAGAGAAATACGGTCTTTTCGAACCTAGCGTCCGATAA
- a CDS encoding GyrI-like domain-containing protein has product MKIFLGVLLVLIVSGIGYFYYLGAFDTVQVKEETLGPFYILSHDRVGNYRKVGETFEAIQKEFPEKGVKNYKLFAIYKDDPNKIPEEKLRCEVGALFSEPVTEIPVGLSIQLTSKTIERKKYLTVDFPLRSFISIFLGIFKVYPVLFEACKQRGCDLDHQPSMEIYEPIIEKQTKYLLPLDK; this is encoded by the coding sequence TTGAAAATTTTCTTAGGCGTACTTCTTGTCTTAATCGTTTCGGGGATCGGGTATTTTTATTATTTGGGTGCATTCGATACGGTCCAAGTAAAAGAAGAAACTTTAGGACCGTTCTATATCCTATCACATGATAGGGTGGGGAATTATAGAAAAGTAGGAGAAACTTTCGAAGCTATCCAGAAAGAATTTCCTGAGAAGGGAGTTAAAAATTATAAACTTTTTGCGATCTATAAGGATGATCCGAATAAAATTCCGGAAGAAAAATTAAGATGCGAAGTAGGGGCCTTGTTTTCGGAACCTGTCACAGAGATCCCTGTCGGACTTTCTATCCAATTGACATCTAAAACAATCGAAAGAAAAAAATACTTAACTGTAGATTTTCCCCTCAGAAGTTTTATCTCAATCTTTCTCGGAATTTTTAAAGTATATCCGGTGTTATTCGAGGCATGTAAACAAAGAGGATGCGATTTAGACCATCAACCTTCCATGGAGATTTACGAACCGATTATAGAAAAACAGACGAAATATCTATTACCATTGGATAAATAA
- a CDS encoding DUF2442 domain-containing protein → MKVWVENRMIYLELSDGRILGFPADRFKLLKAASDSQLQEVKLELKGHALRWENLDEDLTVQGILEGKFQLPLEPST, encoded by the coding sequence ATCAAGGTCTGGGTAGAGAATCGAATGATCTATTTAGAGTTGAGCGACGGTAGAATTTTAGGCTTCCCCGCTGATAGATTCAAATTATTAAAAGCTGCCTCGGATTCACAACTCCAAGAAGTTAAATTAGAATTAAAAGGCCATGCACTTCGTTGGGAAAACTTGGACGAAGATCTAACCGTCCAAGGAATTTTAGAAGGGAAATTTCAACTTCCCTTAGAACCTTCTACTTAA
- a CDS encoding DegT/DnrJ/EryC1/StrS family aminotransferase — MITARKTFLPFALPSISEKAIEEVAAVLRSGWITSGPKVKEFEEEFAKYTGADFALAMNSATAGLHLALESIGLCSEDAVLVPTVTFTATAETVCYFGAEPILTDVDPIFNLMTEATLRETIQRECVFSKGNLVHKKTGKTVRAVMPVHLAGAVCDMDSINSLAKEYHLYVIEDSAHAFPAVHKGERIGTHGDFTVFSFYATKGITTGEGGMVTTRHAHFAERMKLMRLHGINRETYGRPGWYYEVVSPGYKYNMSDIAAALGIVQLAEAEDLWRRRIQIAEIYRSEFADLPFLHLPLPAIDGEHSWHLFRVEVDTVPGKINRDILCSELQKRNIGSSLHFIPLYEHPFYQRFGYERKNYPNSDAMYKRTLSLPLFAGMTDGDIEDVVTAVKDIFTNL, encoded by the coding sequence ATGATCACAGCAAGAAAAACGTTTTTACCTTTCGCACTCCCCTCGATTTCCGAAAAGGCAATCGAAGAAGTAGCGGCAGTACTTCGCTCCGGCTGGATCACCTCAGGACCAAAAGTAAAAGAATTCGAAGAAGAATTTGCCAAATATACCGGAGCAGATTTTGCTCTGGCCATGAATTCGGCAACAGCCGGGCTGCATCTCGCATTGGAATCCATAGGACTTTGTTCCGAGGACGCAGTGCTTGTTCCTACAGTAACATTTACCGCGACCGCTGAGACAGTCTGCTATTTTGGCGCCGAACCAATCCTGACTGACGTGGACCCAATCTTCAACCTGATGACTGAGGCTACCTTAAGGGAAACCATCCAAAGAGAATGTGTATTTTCCAAAGGGAATCTGGTTCATAAAAAAACCGGAAAGACGGTACGTGCAGTAATGCCGGTGCATCTTGCAGGTGCAGTCTGCGATATGGATTCCATCAATTCACTCGCAAAAGAATATCATCTTTATGTAATTGAAGATTCTGCCCATGCCTTCCCCGCAGTTCATAAGGGAGAAAGGATCGGGACTCACGGTGATTTTACGGTATTCAGTTTTTATGCAACTAAAGGAATCACCACCGGAGAAGGTGGAATGGTCACCACTCGTCATGCTCACTTTGCAGAAAGAATGAAACTGATGAGACTTCATGGAATCAACAGGGAAACTTACGGACGTCCCGGTTGGTACTACGAAGTGGTTTCTCCAGGTTATAAATATAATATGAGTGATATCGCTGCCGCCCTAGGGATTGTGCAGCTTGCAGAGGCGGAGGACCTTTGGAGAAGAAGGATCCAAATCGCTGAAATCTACCGCTCTGAATTTGCAGACTTGCCTTTTTTACATCTACCTCTTCCAGCGATTGACGGAGAACATTCTTGGCATCTATTCAGAGTCGAAGTAGATACTGTTCCAGGAAAGATAAACAGAGACATTCTTTGTTCTGAATTACAAAAAAGAAATATAGGTTCCAGCCTACATTTTATTCCTTTATACGAACATCCATTCTACCAAAGATTCGGATACGAAAGAAAAAATTATCCTAATTCAGACGCGATGTATAAAAGAACTCTTTCTCTTCCTCTATTCGCTGGGATGACAGATGGAGACATCGAAGATGTTGTTACTGCGGTGAAAGATATTTTTACAAATCTGTAA
- a CDS encoding ABC transporter permease: MLFIALRQMSARKKQTVLTLLGIILGATAYIVISGIMLGLREYLIDQLVNNDAHIRISSQVKIIGEKDLDQVLFRSKEIPFWSVPPSGRRDTEQIENQAGWQKKVASDPDVEASSPQLQIKVIYRRGKIAEAGRIIGVKPEFQSKVARIKENIIQGDFLEIKESGNKLVIGEGLRLLLGARVSDTVYVSTGKSEPIPFKIAASFQMGNKAIDETTTFANLGDVQNLGQTPNRISDIAVRLKDVSKATLKAREWAESGDVKVQSWEDVNATFISLFKMQDAIRYALVGTILLVAGFGIYNILNIVIGQKRREIAILRSIGYEANDILKIFLIQGLILGVAGGVLGMFLGNLICRRLEHVSFSNPLMQTKSGMMMVSFAPSIYFQAFLLAFIATLIASIFPARSASKLSPIEIIRGE, translated from the coding sequence ATGTTGTTTATCGCTCTTAGGCAGATGTCTGCTCGAAAAAAACAAACCGTTTTAACCTTGCTCGGAATTATCTTAGGCGCAACCGCTTATATAGTCATCTCCGGGATTATGTTGGGGTTAAGAGAGTATCTGATTGACCAGCTTGTGAATAACGATGCTCATATAAGAATTTCTTCTCAGGTAAAAATTATCGGCGAGAAGGATTTGGATCAGGTGCTTTTCCGTTCAAAGGAAATTCCTTTTTGGTCAGTTCCTCCTTCAGGAAGAAGGGATACCGAACAGATCGAGAATCAGGCAGGGTGGCAAAAGAAAGTCGCTTCCGACCCGGATGTAGAGGCAAGTTCCCCCCAACTTCAGATAAAAGTAATATATAGAAGAGGAAAGATTGCCGAGGCAGGAAGGATCATAGGAGTCAAACCTGAATTTCAATCCAAGGTTGCCAGGATCAAAGAGAATATCATCCAAGGTGATTTTTTAGAAATCAAAGAAAGCGGGAACAAACTTGTAATAGGGGAGGGACTGAGATTATTACTCGGCGCCAGAGTTTCAGACACTGTTTATGTCAGCACTGGAAAATCGGAACCGATTCCTTTTAAAATAGCTGCTTCTTTTCAAATGGGAAACAAGGCAATCGATGAAACCACAACGTTTGCAAATTTGGGAGATGTCCAAAATTTAGGCCAGACTCCTAACCGCATCAGCGATATTGCAGTTCGTCTTAAGGATGTTTCTAAAGCGACTTTAAAAGCAAGAGAATGGGCCGAATCCGGAGATGTAAAAGTGCAAAGCTGGGAAGACGTAAACGCTACATTTATTTCCTTATTTAAAATGCAGGATGCGATTCGTTATGCTTTGGTAGGAACTATTCTTCTCGTAGCAGGATTCGGAATTTATAATATTCTAAACATTGTGATCGGACAGAAAAGAAGGGAAATTGCAATTCTTCGATCAATCGGATATGAAGCGAATGACATCTTGAAAATATTTCTGATCCAAGGACTAATATTGGGAGTTGCCGGCGGAGTTTTAGGAATGTTTCTGGGAAACCTGATTTGCAGACGACTGGAACATGTGTCTTTTTCCAATCCTCTTATGCAAACTAAGTCAGGTATGATGATGGTATCTTTTGCACCTTCTATTTATTTTCAGGCGTTTTTACTCGCGTTCATTGCAACTCTGATTGCGAGTATTTTTCCTGCTCGATCGGCGAGTAAACTCTCTCCAATCGAGATTATTCGGGGGGAATAA
- a CDS encoding ABC transporter ATP-binding protein, with protein sequence MGIILENVKKSFGKPPTEVIKDISLDIQEGEFVSLTGKSGSGKSTLLYLISSLDDPSQGNISIDGRKISSLSQTDLHSFRNLHMGFVFQFHYLLPEFTALENVLMPALKAGKLKEKREDAIRLLKRFDLGDKLDHIPSKLSGGQMQRVSIARALVMKPRYLFADEPTGALDSVNAKIVMDIFRDINKTEGTTVIMVTHDPDFAKSAKRQIKLVDGMISNGKGEK encoded by the coding sequence ATGGGAATCATATTAGAAAACGTTAAAAAGAGTTTCGGAAAGCCTCCGACGGAAGTGATCAAGGATATCAGCTTGGATATCCAAGAGGGCGAGTTTGTTTCTTTAACTGGAAAATCCGGTTCCGGTAAAAGTACTCTTTTATATTTGATCAGTAGCCTGGATGATCCTTCCCAAGGTAACATCAGCATAGATGGAAGAAAGATCAGCTCCTTGTCTCAAACAGATCTGCATTCTTTTAGAAATCTTCATATGGGATTCGTATTTCAATTTCATTATCTTCTCCCTGAATTTACCGCTTTAGAGAATGTTCTGATGCCTGCCTTAAAAGCGGGAAAACTCAAAGAGAAAAGAGAGGATGCAATCCGTCTTTTGAAACGATTCGATTTGGGAGATAAATTGGATCATATTCCTTCTAAACTTTCAGGAGGACAGATGCAAAGGGTTTCTATTGCAAGAGCTTTGGTAATGAAGCCGAGATATCTTTTTGCGGATGAGCCTACTGGCGCCCTGGATTCTGTGAACGCTAAGATCGTTATGGATATCTTTAGGGATATCAATAAAACGGAGGGGACAACAGTCATCATGGTCACTCACGACCCTGATTTTGCTAAATCAGCTAAGAGACAGATCAAACTTGTGGATGGTATGATCTCCAACGGGAAGGGGGAAAAATGA
- a CDS encoding DoxX family protein has translation MNKTVIKVLYWATTGLIAVGNLFGAYAYTSQSPQVLEGLAHLGYPAYVALILGPAKGLSALALLYPKFPRLKEWAYAGITFNVLGAGLSHLFSKDPNFATPFIFLALVAVSYITWRKLEAEKA, from the coding sequence ATGAACAAAACTGTTATAAAAGTTTTATATTGGGCCACCACAGGTCTTATCGCTGTTGGAAATTTGTTCGGAGCCTACGCCTACACAAGCCAGAGCCCGCAAGTTTTAGAAGGACTCGCTCATCTCGGTTATCCTGCATATGTAGCTTTAATTTTAGGACCTGCAAAGGGCTTAAGTGCACTCGCTCTTCTTTATCCTAAATTTCCAAGACTGAAAGAATGGGCTTATGCGGGAATCACCTTTAACGTATTAGGTGCCGGACTATCTCATCTTTTCTCAAAAGATCCGAACTTCGCGACTCCATTCATTTTCTTGGCACTGGTTGCAGTTTCCTACATCACTTGGAGAAAATTAGAAGCTGAGAAAGCGTAA
- a CDS encoding efflux RND transporter periplasmic adaptor subunit, which yields MKISLPFDRWILQFKERPKLLVWWILPATLLLILFIWRSRNSNTDTSEIIQGSIIESVYGLATVSSSEVYHLRVAIPSAIRKIYVEEGDQVQEGTPLVEFDSFGTMRAPFSGIVTNVAYETKETVVPQTPVVTVMDLKKRYLTVSLEEKGAVRVKKGQKVRIRFEALGDKNFEGEVKSVYPADGQFQVHIIPIGIPPEILPGMTADIAIETSSKENVILVPIKGIKSGKIKVLENGKILIKEIETGLMNGEYAELVSGDVQLGDKVLVQEDK from the coding sequence ATGAAAATTTCTCTTCCATTCGATCGTTGGATCCTTCAGTTCAAGGAAAGGCCTAAACTTCTTGTTTGGTGGATTCTTCCAGCAACCTTACTTTTGATTCTTTTTATTTGGAGAAGTCGGAATTCCAACACGGACACTTCCGAGATTATTCAGGGTTCCATCATAGAATCTGTATATGGTCTTGCGACTGTTAGTTCTTCGGAGGTGTATCATCTCAGAGTTGCTATTCCTTCTGCCATCCGAAAAATTTATGTGGAAGAAGGGGATCAGGTCCAAGAAGGAACTCCTCTCGTAGAGTTTGATAGTTTCGGGACTATGAGAGCTCCTTTCTCAGGAATTGTGACTAACGTTGCTTATGAGACCAAGGAAACTGTGGTTCCTCAAACGCCGGTGGTCACAGTAATGGATCTTAAAAAAAGATATCTGACTGTTTCTTTGGAAGAGAAGGGGGCCGTACGGGTCAAAAAGGGACAAAAAGTTCGCATACGTTTTGAAGCATTGGGAGATAAAAACTTCGAGGGAGAAGTGAAGTCTGTATATCCTGCAGATGGACAATTCCAAGTGCATATCATTCCGATCGGAATTCCGCCTGAGATCCTTCCAGGCATGACTGCAGATATTGCGATAGAGACTTCGAGTAAGGAAAACGTGATATTGGTGCCGATTAAAGGTATCAAGTCCGGAAAAATTAAAGTATTAGAAAACGGTAAAATTCTTATCAAAGAGATCGAGACCGGACTAATGAACGGAGAGTATGCCGAACTTGTTTCTGGGGATGTACAGTTAGGAGATAAGGTGCTTGTCCAGGAGGATAAGTAG
- a CDS encoding TetR/AcrR family transcriptional regulator, which produces MAERLEIGGYAGTGLNDIVEDAKAPKGSIYFHFPGGKEELASLALLVSGNELAKELKAVLDSAKSVPSGIQRIFSALEYRLVSSDFSKGCPIMTTASETASEPSLVNSTCSAVFQDWISILDSFFRKNGFEENRSSELAVSILSLLEGAILISRTSRNTNAIRSASKTAKLLVSEK; this is translated from the coding sequence ATGGCGGAACGTTTGGAAATCGGGGGATATGCGGGAACTGGGTTAAACGATATCGTAGAAGATGCAAAGGCCCCCAAAGGATCTATCTATTTCCATTTTCCTGGTGGAAAGGAAGAATTGGCTTCTTTAGCTCTTCTGGTATCCGGCAACGAATTGGCCAAGGAATTGAAGGCGGTTTTGGATTCTGCCAAATCGGTTCCTTCAGGAATCCAAAGGATATTTTCAGCCTTAGAATATAGGCTCGTGTCTTCCGATTTTTCCAAGGGTTGCCCAATTATGACCACGGCTTCCGAGACAGCCTCGGAACCTTCCTTAGTGAACTCAACCTGCTCTGCGGTTTTTCAAGATTGGATCTCCATATTGGATTCGTTTTTCCGGAAGAACGGATTCGAGGAGAACAGATCTTCTGAACTCGCAGTAAGTATCCTTTCCTTATTGGAAGGAGCCATTCTGATTTCCAGGACTAGCCGAAATACGAACGCGATACGCTCCGCTTCTAAAACGGCAAAACTTCTCGTTTCGGAGAAATAA
- a CDS encoding adenylate/guanylate cyclase domain-containing protein translates to MSVFKTWFEYCRIPERIWKRLLSIGVEDAPGARYIVATNAVVLITALFTLVYYIIFTSFGLLFPIWLYLLWTVNIFGYAFVLFLNFIRSHKAARLLLAFVGTMQLLMISRILPQEAGLDLYILASFAFPFYIFPPEEKKYIYMMETALALLFVSVHIIPYFFDPILSLDPKYGSYFYFTSLILVVAWFSFIGKELAQAAWEADRSLKEEKAKTELLLLNILPRETAEELKKTGSSEPRLITQATVLFTDFYGFTSIAEKLTPNDLVKELDFCFRHFDSVTETHRLEKLKTIGDAYMCVAGVPSYRSSHAVDSLLAALEMLERLEELSKLKKGPNWKARIGIHSGPLVAGVIGARKFSYDVWGDTVNLASRMESNSEPGKVNVTQSIVDLTDEYFQFKSRGKLPVKNKEKTAMYFLLGLKPEFRDRKNPRNPNGKFWEEYGKQFGRREPIISY, encoded by the coding sequence ATGAGCGTTTTTAAAACCTGGTTCGAATATTGCCGGATCCCGGAAAGGATTTGGAAAAGACTATTATCGATTGGAGTGGAAGACGCGCCCGGAGCAAGATATATAGTAGCCACTAACGCGGTAGTATTGATCACCGCACTATTTACATTAGTGTATTATATTATCTTTACTAGTTTTGGATTATTATTCCCGATCTGGTTATATCTGCTTTGGACAGTAAATATATTCGGATATGCATTCGTGCTCTTCCTGAATTTTATACGTTCTCATAAGGCAGCAAGATTACTGTTGGCATTTGTGGGGACAATGCAACTTTTGATGATCTCAAGGATCTTACCTCAGGAAGCAGGATTGGATCTATACATTCTTGCAAGTTTTGCATTTCCATTTTATATCTTCCCCCCAGAAGAAAAGAAATACATTTATATGATGGAAACTGCGCTTGCTCTGTTGTTCGTTTCCGTACATATTATTCCTTATTTTTTCGATCCAATACTTAGTTTGGATCCCAAATACGGAAGTTACTTTTATTTTACCAGTTTGATCCTTGTGGTAGCATGGTTTTCCTTTATCGGAAAAGAATTGGCACAGGCTGCCTGGGAGGCCGACCGTTCTCTCAAAGAAGAAAAAGCAAAAACAGAATTACTTCTATTGAATATACTTCCCAGAGAAACAGCGGAAGAACTCAAAAAAACGGGAAGTTCCGAACCAAGGCTAATCACCCAAGCCACCGTGTTATTCACGGATTTTTACGGATTCACTTCTATCGCGGAAAAACTTACCCCTAACGATCTTGTAAAAGAATTAGATTTTTGTTTTAGACATTTCGATTCGGTAACCGAAACTCATAGATTAGAAAAATTGAAAACGATCGGAGATGCATATATGTGTGTAGCCGGCGTTCCTTCTTATCGATCTTCTCATGCAGTTGACAGTTTGCTTGCTGCATTAGAAATGTTGGAACGTTTAGAAGAATTATCCAAATTGAAAAAAGGCCCTAACTGGAAGGCAAGAATAGGAATCCACTCGGGCCCCCTGGTCGCAGGAGTGATCGGCGCACGAAAATTTTCCTACGATGTTTGGGGAGACACAGTCAATCTCGCGAGCCGAATGGAATCCAATAGTGAACCCGGCAAAGTAAACGTAACTCAATCCATCGTGGATCTAACCGATGAATACTTCCAATTTAAATCCCGCGGAAAACTTCCGGTGAAGAACAAAGAAAAAACAGCAATGTATTTTCTATTAGGATTAAAGCCGGAATTCAGAGACAGAAAAAATCCTCGAAACCCGAACGGAAAATTTTGGGAAGAATACGGAAAACAATTCGGAAGAAGAGAGCCGATTATTTCATACTAA